The DNA window ACCGTGGCTGAATTGTCTTTGCAAGGAAGAATGCTGTTGGATTTCACTAACAGATCTCTCTCTTACACAGAGAAGCATACGACCTATACACAGCATTAGCAAATAACGAAGTTAGACTAACAAAAACAACTGTAATTCTATACAGAACATAAGTATTCATTATTTAATCAGCTCCAATGCTAGAAATAGAACTAACCAACAATGTCGGTGCTGGAAACGCCTTCTGTCCGCTTGATCTGCTTGTAGCGACCGGCCTTCTTCGCAAGAGCATAAGCATCAGTACCATCAGGAAGCACACATGGGTCATCTCCATGAATGATATAGTCAATATTGTATTCATCAAACAGCTTCTTCATGAACTCTTCGGTTATGGCATAAGGTGCATCTGGAATCACCTCATCAACCCATTTCACAGCATTAACCATAATCATCCTAATTAAGACAACTAATTAGGATTAACCACACGTTCACATAATGCCATAACCCAAAATTTCGAATCTAATCAGCTCCATTAACACAAAAAGTCGGTACCTTTCGTTGAGAGGAGTCACAGGGGGGCCTTTATTGACGATGATTTCGGCGTCGCTGACGACCCCAACGACCAATTGGTCGCCCAGAGCGCGCGCCTGACGGAGGGCGTTGCAGTGGCCGTAGTGCATCATGTCGAAGCAGCCGTCCATGTAAACCCGCACGGGtctgttcttcttcctccgccATCGAAGTCCCAGAGGAAGCTGAGGTCCGCCGCGTTCTTGTGAACCCAGAAGCGACACCCCGACGCCGACCCCCACCGCCACCACCGCCCCACCGGCGAGACACGTGGCCAGAAACCTCGCCCAGCTTCGCGCGTTCTCTGAGTTCCCATCTTCCAAACCCATCTCGCAGCTTCCGAAATTTCCCAAATGAAATCAAACGAAAGTGATAGCTTCAGTTATTTGATACAACCCAACATTTCTTTTCGGGTATCGAATCGGGAAATCGAATAAAGTCGGGCACTTTCTGATTTGCAAATTGTTGGGTTTGGTTCGGGGTTCCCCTCACTTTTCTCTCCCACGCTCAATTTtctcactttttctttttcttgtgcGGCGGGTGATTCTTGGTCTGGGGCTGCAGTCCaactcaaagttttgatttttattgGGTCAAACAGATTCTGAGTTGGACTTTGTTAAgcccatttttctttcttcaaaatTAAGTTAGTTGcgccaaaaaaattaattgagtAAATTTTGTAAGTTATTATTGATTTTTGGCATTTTATTCAAAATAGTTCGGAGATTGATAtaactcttcattttgataGCAGTGgactgagtttgtccaccatcaatcattttagtcattcgTTAAATATCTTTGTTTCTATAAGgaccaaaataataggaatatccTTAATTTAGCaaacaatatatcaaaatgatttAACAAAATTTGAGAGTATTTTTAGTATTTTGGTCTTATTTAAAGGAGCATTCTCACGGAATGATTAAAagtcattttggctaaaaaaaaaaaccttgaatTTAGTCTACTTTGTTGATTGATCCATTCACCAATTATCAACATGAATTTATTTGTATAAAATTTCATTCACCAATTATCAAcatcaatttatttttattaaattgcgATAAATGTTATCACAGATCATCttttcatctcttcttcaaattcGTAAAGATGTTTTAAAAAGACAATGAAAAAAGTGAAATATAAAAAAGGAGATGAGGAGTGGAGATTTGAAAGAGGTAGAATCCTACTCCAATTTTGTAAACTTGCACTAAACCAGATGAGTTGAAATACAATTAacttaaaagtttaaaaataactGCATCGGTGAGTGGAGGGTGGTGGGCGGTGGGCCGGTGGCGTGGACTTTACTACTCTCTGTTTCGTTTATTCCCTTTCAAATTCCGTTATTCCACCGCAACtcccctcttcctcttcctcttcctcttcctgccgACGAACTCAgaaagctagagagagagagagagagagagagagagagagagagagatcgccTTGGATTGGTCTTGCTCACAAGCAACCATGGCTTCTACGGAGGGTATAGTACCAATAACCAGGGCTTTTCTCGCGTCCTACTACGACACGTACCAATTCCCCGCTCTCTCAAACGACGTCGCTCGCCTCTCCTCCGAGATTCGCTCCTTCACCGCCGATTTGCTCCACCACTCTCCGGCGGCTCAAGGTCATCGTGATTTCAAAACCCTCTTGaaaattttacatatttttGCTAAAGTGATCgtcttttttcaaattttttttcttgcaatttaTAAAATTTCAGTATTTTGGAGAATGAATGAATAAAACGGGTGTGGTTTTTAGGCGAGGAGAGATTGTTAGTGAGTGAATTGGAGAGTGAACCGCCGCACAAAGTCGACGAAAACATGTGGAAGAATCGAGAGCATATGGAGGAGATACTGTTTTTGCTTGAAAAACCCCATTGGCCTCAAACTGTAAGTCTAAGCTAAGTTAATGTAAGCGGTTTTTGCTGCGAAAGATGCTGCCTTTTCGTTGTTTTTTAATTCGTGTTTGGTTGGGCAGCTTCGAGAGCAGTCGAGTCCTGATGATGCTGAACTTGCTACTGTGATTGATCGCCTCCGCCAGAAATTTCAAACCAGTTTGAAGACACTGGAGTCTTTCCAAGCGAAAAATTCCGAACGTGTGTTCAACACGGGTTAGTTCCCTATCGCTTGCCCGTGTTGTGTTTAGATGAGGTATTCGTGAATCTGCTTTGATCATAATGGAATTGCTGAATCTGCCTGCAGTTATGACTTACATTCCTCAGGATTTTCGGGGGAGGCTCATCAGACAACAGCGGGAGCGTTCAGAGAGGAATAAGCAAGCagaggttgaagctttggttAGTTCTGGGGCAACTATACGTGAACGTTATGCTCTCTTGTGGAATCAGCAAATGGAGAGGTGAGACTCCTTTCGTTTGGCAGTCAGGTTAAAAGCAACATGTGCTCCACCTTACGTTCTACTTGGCCGAAAAACTTTTCAGGAGGAGACTGTTAGCGCAGCTTGGTTCTGCAACTGGTGTCTACAAGACGCTTGTCAAGTACTTGGTTGGGGTTCCACAGGTATGCTCCTCTACGCAGTTGCTTGCCACATTATTCGCTGGGTTTGCCTACTACTCCATATCCACTGCTGGGTTTCGACCCGAATGTCCACTGCTAGTTTGTTCATTGGCATGGTTAATGTTCTTAATGTCGTGATAAATACTTAACAATTTTACTTGCCTATCTGCTTAGATTTCTCGTTCTGCATTTGTATGTGTCAGTGAGGTGGTTATTCAATGGAGCTTCTATTTATATTATTTGTAGATGAACTTCAAAAGTATGTTTTATTGACTCCATGTGTTGGTAACTGTTCCTGCGCTTCCTTTTGGGTGCAGGTTCTACTTGATTTTATTTGCCAAATAAATGATGATGATGGGTAAGATTTTCGTGGTTGTAGTTTAATTGCATTTTCTATGGTAAATTAATGTCTCATACACTTATTGTATCCTTCATTAATAGGCCCATGGAAGAGCAACGGCAACGTTATGGACCCCCTTTATACAGCCTTACAACTATGGTGCTTCTTATACGACTCCTTATTTCGCTGTCTTGGGGGCGCTTTGAGAATAGAAAATTGTGAGAATCTTTTTATC is part of the Malus domestica chromosome 12, GDT2T_hap1 genome and encodes:
- the LOC103421924 gene encoding ethanolamine-phosphate cytidylyltransferase-like, with translation MGLEDGNSENARSWARFLATCLAGGAVVAVGVGVGVSLLGSQERGGPQLPLGLRWRRKKNRPVRVYMDGCFDMMHYGHCNALRQARALGDQLVVGVVSDAEIIVNKGPPVTPLNERMIMVNAVKWVDEVIPDAPYAITEEFMKKLFDEYNIDYIIHGDDPCVLPDGTDAYALAKKAGRYKQIKRTEGVSSTDIVGRMLLCVRERSVSEIQQHSSLQRQFSHGHSQKFEDGGSGSGTRVSHFLPTSRRIVQFSNGKGPESDARIIYIDGAFDLFHAGHVEILRKARELGDFLLVGIHTDQTVSANRGAHRPIMNLHERSLSVLACRHVDEVIIGAPWVISKDMLTTFNISLVVHGTVAENSNFEKEEGNPYEVPINLGIFKVLESPLDITTSTIIRRIVSNHEAYQKRNEKKAASEKRYYESKGYVSGD
- the LOC103407763 gene encoding uncharacterized protein, giving the protein MASTEGIVPITRAFLASYYDTYQFPALSNDVARLSSEIRSFTADLLHHSPAAQGEERLLVSELESEPPHKVDENMWKNREHMEEILFLLEKPHWPQTLREQSSPDDAELATVIDRLRQKFQTSLKTLESFQAKNSERVFNTVMTYIPQDFRGRLIRQQRERSERNKQAEVEALVSSGATIRERYALLWNQQMERRRLLAQLGSATGVYKTLVKYLVGVPQVLLDFICQINDDDGPMEEQRQRYGPPLYSLTTMVLLIRLLISLSWGRFENRKLKKPELAVLEEAVDVYTTEFERFITFISEVFANSPFFIPAEVAGALEGRNNDDYQETSVPAGKTHEVLLAVDAINSYIAWDFSLVQGKINLDIGFSVEYTNSSGEKSLILPYRRYDSDQGNFCTCEAGIYKLIWDNSYSNFFKKVLRFKVDCIPPVAESVQTANEVEE